The proteins below are encoded in one region of Plutella xylostella chromosome 13, ilPluXylo3.1, whole genome shotgun sequence:
- the LOC125489375 gene encoding uncharacterized protein LOC125489375 produces MGKKKEFQSKLKKEGEFIPPDGGWGWMIIIAAGFSNLAALPVLQQFGLLFRDKFSRLGLSSSETTTIINMNSALTSCVGLANGPMFKTFTYRQVSLAGATLIFIALLMNTFSYNFSTYLISFSILYGAGFGISSSANALALNTYWKNRRRLATGLSWTTTGLGPIIWPQLITLLFNAYGENGTLLILSGFALHSIACALLLQPVEWHAKNEEIKNQDEEKLLQPTTEKKESIDDKKDKESGYFSSKLKNLSAFSSQYLYNEDDPINTGYEITDPGIPMMTKANDGYFSSSRQSKSKVGSRDGSTKTSRLNSKKPSMTNLTESRSRKSSTLYLNESKKNSSANLGALAQERDGVKPKKTVVSYQNESKKNSYTNLGNLNVPEREFKTKRRTSITMETLIPESEIEDCPTLKAPHDLKAEEKVIVEKIDPAHAKSIADKAEKHYAGSKSLKSFKMDGQYSEKYNRDNHSNVSLKNQEDLEEKQYLKDNHSNQSIRGKYRKKSNNFAYESEVLKLASLKLEEYLKENESKQEQYEKIKLLVNGDIDVEDDDVFDKEVEVEEKEEKLTFCQKMTIFFDLDLLKDYTFINLMLGITLGNFNELNFSILTPFILGDYGKTKSEVALFMSLLAGVDICVRFCIPFVAGKIGWDNNSFFLFGILTMAMGRVVLAYSQATYVIFLVAVMIGFGKGLRTVFMALVIPTHVPLHKLPGATGLQLVTAGVVYLTLGPVVGWIKDNASTATTLHCLNIFTWLIAVSWGLEKYITVRRLKQKEELAKS; encoded by the exons ATGGGGAAGAAAAAAGAATTTCAGTCGAAGCTGAAGAAAGAAGGAGAATTTATACCTCCCGATGGAGGGTGGGGGTGGATGATCATAATAGCTGCCGGATTTTCTAAT TTGGCAGCCCTCCCAGTTCTTCAGCAGTTCGGGCTCCTGTTCCGAGACAAGTTCAGCCGCCTCGGCCTCAGCAGCTCGGAGACCACCACCATCATCAACATGAACTCCGCGCTCACCTCCTGCGTGG GACTTGCGAATGGCCCGATGTTCAAAACATTTACTTACCGCCAAGTGTCTCTGGCTGGAGCTACCCTAATTTTCATAGCACTGCTGATGAACACTTTTTCATACAATTTCTCCACATATTTAATATCGTTTTCTATTCTATATG GGGCTGGTTTTGGAATTAGCAGTTCTGCTAATGCCCTCGCTTTAAACACATATTGGAAAAACAGAAGAAGACTAGCAACTGGTCTGTCATGGACAACAACCGGACTTGGCCCTATTATCTGGCCTCAACTTATTACTCTACTATTCAATGCGTATGGTGAAAATGGGACTTTACTTATCCTAAGTGGTTTTGCTCTACATTCTATAGCATGTGCTCTATTGCTACAACCAGTCGAATGGCATGCTAAAaatgaagaaataaaaaatcaagatGAAGAAAAACTGTTACAACCAACGACTGAAAAGAAGGAATCAATCGATGATAAAAAGGATAAGGAAAGTGGTTATTTCAGTTCTAAATTGAAAAACCTCAGCGCTTTTTCCAGTCAGTATCTGTATAATGAAGATGACCCCATCAATACAGGGTATGAAATAACTGATCCCGGTATTCCTATGATGACCAAAGCAAACGACGGTTATTTCAGTAGTTCGCGGCAGTCTAAGAGTAAAGTGGGATCGAGGGATGGTTCCACTAAAACATCGCGATTGAATTCCAAAAAACCATCAATGACAAATTTGACGGAAAGCCGATCACGGAAATCGTCTACTTTGTATTTAAACGAATCTAAGAAAAACTCCTCTGCTAACCTGGGTGCGCTTGCACAGGAAAGAGATGGAGTAAAACCAAAGAAAACTGTTGTAAGCTATCAGAATGAATCAAAGAAGAATTCATATACAAACTTGGGAAACCTTAATGTACCTGAGCgagaatttaaaacaaaacgaCGAACTTCCATTACAATGGAAACATTGATTCCAGAGTCTGAAATTGAAGATTGTCCAACACTTAAAGCACCACATGACTTGAAGGCTGAAGAAAAAGTCATTGTGGAAAAAATTGACCCAGCGCATGCTAAATCGATAGCTGATAAAGCCGAAAAGCACTATGCTGGTAGTAAAAGTTTAAAGTCATTTAAAATGGATGGTCAATACAGTGAAAAATATAATCGAGATAATCACAGCAATGTATCTTTAAAAAATCAAGAGGATTTGGAAGAAAAGCAATACTTAAAAGATAACCACAGTAATCAGTCTATTCGCGGAAAATATAGAAAGAAATCTAATAATTTTGCATATGAAAGTGAAGTACTCAAACTGGCTTCGCTTAAATTAGAGGAATACCTAAAAGAGAATGAGAGTAAACAAGAACAGTATGAAAAAATTAAGCTTTTAGTAAATGGGGATATAGATGTGGAAGACGATGATGTGTTTGATAAagaagttgaagttgaagaaAAAGAGGAAAAACTCACATTCTGTCAGAAAATGACAATATTCTTTGACCTCGACCTTTTAAAGGATTACACATTTATTAACTTGATGCTGGGAATAACTTTAGGAAACTTCAACGAGCTAAATTTTTCCATTCTGACGCCTTTCATCCTCGGAGACTATGGAAAGACGAAATCGGAAGTTGCTTTATTCATGTCGTTGTTAGCTGGCGTAGATATTTGCGTCCGATTTTGCATACCATTTGTAGCTGGCAAAATTGGATGGGATAACAATTCCTTCTTCTTATTCGGAATTCTAACAATGGCGATGGGTAGAGTGG TTCTAGCATACAGCCAGGCAACCTACGTAATATTTTTAGTAGCCGTTATGATTGGATTCGGCAAGGGTCTTCGAACAGTGTTTATGGCACTAGTGATCCCCACTCACGTGCCTCTGCACAAGCTGCCAGGAGCCACTGGACTGCAACTGGTCACCGCTGGCGTAGTCTACTTGACTCTGGGTCCAGTTGTGG GTTGGATCAAAGACAACGCTTCCACGGCCACGACTCTACATTGCCTCAATATATTTACGTGGTTGATTGCAGTATCGTGGGGTTTGGAGAAATACATTACTGTGAGACGGCTGAAGCAGAAAGAAGAGTTGGCCAaatcataa